In one Perca fluviatilis chromosome 7, GENO_Pfluv_1.0, whole genome shotgun sequence genomic region, the following are encoded:
- the LOC120562316 gene encoding protein MTSS 1-like isoform X7 yields the protein MCMRHRSIEAKLKQFSMAFLEGLINPLQEQVEEWKRGVNTLDKDHAKEYKRARQEIKKKSSDTLKLQKKAKKADNLGRGDIQPQLDSAMQDVSDKYILLEETEKQALRKALIEDRQRFCCFVAMLRPVVDEEISMLGEVTHLQAISDDLKALTSDPHTLPPASEQVILDLKGSDYSWSYQTPPSSPSTTMSRKSSMCSSLNSVNSSDSRGSSGSHSHSPSSSSSSSSSHHLLHHHHPYHRYRSSTLPQQAPARLSSISSHDSGFISSSHDQYTSSKSSPPMAAETKPCPSSRSSEVSETGQLHSDCSPPSPLAAASAPQHTTDKLSNGFDHYSPAISPYMHSTGGSGSDTAFPFFPPSSSSYIASSCPTRSWSRPASALLPDQPHNCSLGSPMVPSSRVPSWKDWAKPGPYDQPMVNTLRRKKDKGTPAVVDSNGSVSNDSRPSSGPPSMSTSAPAPSALQTSASVEEKNRTVGAPFKAGDIEAHEELALALSRGLELDTQRSSRDSIQCSSGYSTQTNTPCCSEDTIPSQVSDYDYFSMAGDQEPEQQHSDFDKSSTIPRNSDISQSYRLMFQSKRPASTAGLPSTQTPYHGQGAYPAGPYPPTPIHTGAYPPTPTGSCSGQGFYSGSSSHNSPGSYSTGHGPVIVTPGVATIRRTPSSKPSARRSGSVVGTGPIPIRTPVIPVKIPTVPNMSGAVNGSQGAEEMVGGRGEESPDSPTFAGGEDAGTLPVMSWSGQATTNPPTVPLPNQQHLHCEIGQEGGAEEAGEELEGNMLVAIRKGVKLKRTLTNDRSAPRIA from the exons GTCGTGGTGATATCCAACCCCAGTTGGACAGCGCCATGCAGGATGTCAGCGATAAATACATTCTGCTGGAAGAGACCGAGAAACAGGCCCTGAGGAAGGCTCTTatagaggacagacagaggttCTGCTGTTTCGTAGCCATGCTGCGGCCTGTAGTG GATGAGGAGATTTCTATGTTGGGAGAGGTCACCCATCTCCAGGCTATCTCGGATGACCTTAAagccctgacctctgacccacACACACTTCCCCCTGCTAGTGAACAG GTGATCTTGGACCTTAAGGGCTCAGACTACAGTTGGTCATATCAAACGCCGCCCTCGTCCCCCAGCACCACTATGTCCAGGAAGTCTAGCATGTGCAG TAGTCTGAACAGCGTTAACAGTAGTGACTCCAGGGGATCCAGTGGCTCTCACTCTcattctccttcctcctcttcttcctcctcttcctcccaccacctcctccaccaccatcaCCCCTACCATCGGTACCGTAGCTCCACACTACCCCAGCAGGCCCCAGCCCGGCTCTCTAGCATCTCCTCCCACGACTCAGGCTTCATTTCTTCATCCCACGATCAATACACATCGTCCAAATCCTCCCCGCCCATGGCAGCTGAAACGAAG CCTTGTCCCAGTTCCAGGTCCTCTGAGGTATCAGAGACTGGGCAGCTCCACAGTGACTGcagccccccctctcctctAGCTGCTGCTAGTGCTCCTCAGCACACTACTGACAAG TTGTCCAATGGTTTTGACCACTACAGTCCAGCCATTTCCCCCTACATGCATAGCACCGGGGGCTCAGGGTCAGACACTGCCTTTCCCttcttccctccttcctcctcatcctACATCGCCTCGTCCTGCCCCACTCGTTCATGGTCACGTCCTGCCTCAGCCTTGCTACCAGACCAACCTCACAACTGCTCGTTGGGCTCCCCCATGGTGCCTTCATCCCGAGTCCCCAGCTGGAAG GACTGGGCTAAGCCAGGCCCTTATGACCAGCCCATGGTCAACACACTGAGGAGGAAGAAAGACAAGGGGACCCCAGCTGTAGTGGACAGTAACGGTAGTGTGAGTAATGATAGCAGACCATCCTCAGGCCCGCCCTCAATGTCGACCTCAGCACCAGCTCCAAGTGCACTACAAACATCGGCATCAGTGGAGGAGAAGAACAGAACTGTGGGTGCGCCTTTTAAG GCTGGTGATATTGAGGCCCACGAGGAACTGGCTCTGGCCTTATCCAGAGGTCTGGAGCTGGACACCCAGAGGTCCAGTAGAGACTCCATCCAATGTTCCAGTGGCTACAGCACGCAGACCAACACGCCCTGCTGCTCCGAAGACACAATTCCTTCACAAG TATCAGACTATGACTATTTCTCAATGGCCGGAGATCAGGAGCCTGAGCAGCAGCACTCTGACTTTGACAAGTCCTCCACCATCCCCAGAAACAGTGACATCAGTCAGTCCTACCGACTCATGTTCCAGAGCAAACGGCCGGCCTCCACAGCCGGCCTGCCCAGCACACAGACTCCCTACCATGGACAGGGAGCCTACCCTGCAGGGCCCTATCCCCCCACACCTATCCACACTGGGGCTTATCCTCCTACCCCTACAG GCTCGTGTTCAGGTCAGGGATTTTATTCTGGATCCAGCTCCCATAATTCCCCTGGCTCCTATTCTACAGGCCACGGTCCAGTTATTGTCACCCCTGGGGTTGCCACAATCCGCCGCACGCCTTCTTCAAAACCTTCCGCCCGCCGGTCAGGCTCAGTTGTGGGCACAGGCCCCATCCCAATTCGTACGCCTGTCATTCCGGTAAAAATCCCTACGGTGCCCAATATGTCTGGAGCAGTTAATGGGAGCCAGGGTGCAGAGGAGATggttggaggaagaggagaagaaagccCAGATTCTCCAACATTTGCAGGAGGGGAGGATGCTGGCACGCTGCCTGTGATGTCCTGGAGTGGTCAGGCTACAACCAATCCTCCCACTGTACCCCTGCCCAACCAGCAGCACCTTCACTGTGAGATAGGCCAGGaaggaggagcagaggaggcAGGCGAAGAGTTAGAAGGCAACATGCTGGTGGCCATCCGCAAGGGGGTCAAGCTCAAGAGAACCCTCACCAACGACCGCTCCGCACCACGCATCGCGTGA